In Desulfotignum phosphitoxidans DSM 13687, one DNA window encodes the following:
- a CDS encoding type I restriction-modification system subunit M: MLQHNPEIKSQIEQLWNKFWAGGISNPLTAIEQITYLLFMKRLDEMDLKNQSDAEFTGEPYISRFEGVWVPPEHRDKKKEDQKPFEVDKKTLRWSEFKHYHAEEMLTHVQTRVFPFLKDMNGAESGFTHHMKNAVFIIPKPGLLVEAVKTIDEIFRIMEKDSVEKGQAFQDIQGDVYEYLLSEIASAGKNGQFRTPRHIIKLIAELVKPRLGNRIGDPACGTGGFLLGAYQYIVTDIARKTGRQDLKPDEDGFVRTSVSAAYGQESKAILDKSLYGYDIDSTMIRLGMMNLMMHGIDEPLLDYKDTLSKGFNEPNQYQIIMANPPFTGSIDKSDINEDLTLSTTKTELLFVETMVRMLRKGGTAGVIVPQGVLFGSGKAFVAARQILVDRCELKAVITMPSGVFKPYAGVSTAILVFTKVYDKEDKVTEPATKNVWFYEMESDGYSLDDRRNKLDTSGDLQDIVEKFNIRDPDKDTDRKNPKGFFVSYQEIKDENYDLSPSRYKEMVFEEIDYEKPSVILERLIANEVGEMEDKNLAKVESGIVRELLALKGMVG; this comes from the coding sequence ATGCTCCAACATAATCCTGAAATAAAATCACAGATCGAGCAGCTCTGGAACAAGTTCTGGGCCGGCGGGATCTCCAATCCCCTCACCGCCATCGAGCAGATCACCTATCTGCTGTTTATGAAGCGGCTGGATGAGATGGATTTGAAAAATCAGTCTGACGCCGAGTTCACAGGCGAACCTTATATCTCACGATTTGAGGGGGTCTGGGTGCCGCCGGAACACCGGGATAAAAAAAAGGAAGACCAGAAACCCTTTGAAGTGGATAAAAAGACCCTTCGCTGGAGCGAATTCAAACACTACCATGCCGAAGAGATGCTGACCCATGTCCAGACCCGGGTATTCCCGTTTTTAAAAGACATGAACGGCGCGGAATCCGGCTTTACCCATCACATGAAAAACGCCGTGTTCATTATCCCCAAACCCGGCCTTCTGGTGGAAGCGGTTAAAACCATCGATGAAATATTCCGGATCATGGAAAAAGATTCCGTGGAAAAAGGCCAGGCATTCCAGGATATCCAGGGAGACGTCTATGAATACCTGCTCTCTGAAATTGCCTCCGCCGGGAAAAACGGGCAGTTTCGGACCCCCCGCCATATCATCAAATTGATCGCGGAACTGGTCAAACCCCGGCTTGGAAACCGGATCGGAGATCCGGCCTGCGGTACCGGGGGCTTTCTGCTGGGGGCCTACCAGTATATTGTGACGGATATTGCCAGAAAAACGGGGAGACAGGATTTGAAACCGGATGAGGATGGCTTTGTCAGAACGTCGGTCAGCGCCGCCTATGGACAGGAATCCAAAGCGATACTGGACAAAAGCCTTTACGGCTATGATATCGACAGCACCATGATCCGCCTGGGCATGATGAACCTGATGATGCACGGCATTGACGAGCCCCTGCTGGATTATAAGGACACCCTGAGCAAAGGATTCAACGAGCCCAACCAGTATCAGATCATTATGGCCAATCCACCCTTTACAGGCTCCATTGACAAGAGCGATATCAACGAGGATCTGACCCTGTCCACCACCAAGACCGAGCTGCTGTTTGTGGAAACCATGGTGCGGATGCTCAGAAAAGGCGGCACTGCCGGTGTCATTGTCCCCCAGGGCGTGCTGTTCGGGTCAGGCAAAGCCTTTGTGGCCGCCAGACAGATTCTGGTGGACCGGTGTGAACTCAAGGCCGTCATCACCATGCCCAGCGGGGTGTTCAAACCCTATGCCGGGGTCAGCACCGCCATCCTGGTGTTTACCAAGGTCTACGACAAAGAGGATAAGGTCACGGAACCCGCCACCAAAAACGTCTGGTTCTATGAAATGGAGTCTGACGGCTATTCCCTGGATGACAGGCGCAACAAGCTTGATACGTCCGGCGATCTCCAGGATATCGTGGAAAAATTCAACATCCGTGACCCGGATAAAGACACGGACCGGAAAAATCCCAAAGGCTTTTTTGTCTCCTACCAGGAAATTAAGGATGAAAACTATGACCTGTCCCCCAGCCGGTATAAG
- a CDS encoding RNA-binding domain-containing protein: MIHRRTTPEELALILEEGEGYTLEFKQNVNADLAKELVAFANASGGRIFIGVDDRNQITGCRFSNALFSKIETMAGSCDPPVTIFIEKLPDQNIIVIHVPEGANRPHRCTKGFYLRNGASSQKMSTADITAFIQSEGKVRFDQQLRMDLDWQEVLDPSRLEHFLSLIGIAQKTDTANLLRNLGAGDEKEGRFYLNQTGMLFFAKNPALRQPYVNVICALFKGTTKAYILDRKELSGNILENVEDALLFLKKHLQLRWEITKDSPRRQEILELPEVALREAVVNAVCHRDYLEQGAQVMVEIFDDRVEIHNPGGLPRGLPEKDFGKRSVCRNPNIAALLLRCDYIEKMGTGIERIYAALKNENCPPVKIEYTTLFSLVFSRPSYITSRGTQKSREKTREKPREKPREKTREIILELMRKTPDITTARLAELTGLTPKGIEWQIAQLKKNGLIERVGPDKGGHWKVTDN, encoded by the coding sequence ATGATCCACCGGAGAACAACCCCTGAAGAACTGGCCTTGATCCTTGAGGAAGGAGAAGGCTACACCCTGGAATTCAAGCAGAATGTGAACGCTGATTTGGCAAAAGAGCTGGTCGCTTTTGCCAATGCTTCCGGCGGCCGGATTTTTATCGGTGTGGATGACAGGAACCAGATTACCGGCTGCCGGTTTTCCAATGCCCTTTTTTCCAAAATCGAAACCATGGCAGGGTCCTGCGATCCGCCGGTGACCATCTTTATTGAAAAACTGCCGGATCAAAATATCATTGTCATCCATGTGCCTGAAGGGGCCAACCGTCCCCATCGCTGCACCAAGGGATTTTATCTGAGAAACGGTGCCAGTTCCCAGAAAATGAGCACTGCCGACATCACCGCCTTTATCCAGTCAGAAGGGAAAGTCCGGTTCGATCAGCAGCTCAGAATGGATTTGGATTGGCAAGAGGTGCTTGATCCATCCCGCCTGGAACACTTTTTATCTCTCATCGGCATTGCCCAGAAAACGGATACTGCAAACCTGCTGCGCAATCTTGGGGCAGGTGATGAAAAAGAGGGCCGCTTTTACCTGAACCAGACCGGGATGCTTTTTTTCGCAAAAAATCCGGCATTGCGGCAGCCCTATGTCAATGTCATATGCGCCCTGTTCAAAGGCACGACCAAAGCCTATATCCTGGACCGCAAGGAACTTTCCGGCAATATTCTTGAAAATGTGGAAGATGCCCTGCTGTTTTTAAAAAAGCACCTCCAGCTTCGCTGGGAAATCACAAAAGACAGCCCCCGCCGTCAAGAAATCCTGGAGCTGCCGGAAGTGGCCCTGCGGGAAGCCGTGGTCAATGCTGTCTGCCACCGGGATTATCTTGAGCAGGGCGCCCAGGTGATGGTGGAAATTTTTGACGACCGGGTGGAGATCCATAATCCCGGCGGTCTGCCCAGGGGATTGCCGGAAAAGGATTTCGGCAAACGCAGCGTCTGCCGCAACCCCAATATCGCAGCGCTGCTGTTGCGGTGCGACTATATCGAGAAAATGGGCACCGGCATCGAGCGGATCTATGCGGCCCTGAAAAATGAAAACTGCCCGCCGGTCAAAATCGAATATACCACCTTGTTTTCCCTTGTCTTTTCACGGCCAAGCTATATAACCTCCCGGGGAACACAAAAATCCAGGGAGAAAACCCGGGAGAAACCTAGGGAGAAACCCAGGGAGAAAACCCGGGAGATCATCCTTGAGCTGATGCGCAAAACCCCGGACATTACCACGGCCCGGCTGGCTGAGTTGACCGGGCTGACACCCAAGGGAATCGAATGGCAGATTGCACAGCTTAAAAAAAACGGCCTGATTGAGCGGGTCGGCCCGGATAAGGGCGGCCACTGGAAGGTGACAGACAATTAA
- a CDS encoding type I restriction endonuclease subunit R, producing MKTEKDTRAELIDNQLQKAGWNVNDPTQVVQEYDILVDLPDGVVEAQTPYQGHQFSDYVLLGKNGKPLAVVEAKKTSRDAAIGREQAKQYCYHIQKRTCGFLPFCFYTNGLETYFWDLGNYPPRKVIGFPTLDDLERLNYIRQNRKPLTRELINTEIAGRDYQIRAIRSVLEGIEKNKRTFLLVMATGTGKTRTSIALADALMRAGHAERILFLVDRIALREQALNAFKEHLPDEPRWPNMGEKLMRMDRRIYVSTYPSMLNIIRDENQYVSPYFFDFIFIDESHRSIYNTYGEILDYFKTMNLGMTATPMDMIDHNTFSLFDCEDGLPTFAYTFEEAVTNTPPYLSNFLVMKIQTRFQADGISKRTIALSDQKKLLLDGVDIEEINFEGTQLEKKVINRGTNTLIVKEFMEECLKDQNGVLPGKTIFFCSSKAHARRVEEVFDALFPQYNGELAKVMVSDDPRVYGKGGLLDQFTNQDMPRVAISVDMLDTGIDIREIVNLCFAKPVYSYTKFWQMIGRGTRLLEPAKPKPWCLEKQAFLIMDCWDNFEYFKLIPEGKKLDPGLPLPVRLFGIRLDKIETALHLAKEDITQKEIENLRRQIDQLPKSSVVIKEAAVLLNRLAEENFWTHLDRDKREFLRTQIKPLFRTLSDTDFKAMRFEKDVLEVSIARLLKDKRRFDALRSSVITQIGELPLSVHIVKREQDLIEKSQKEHFWTDLSDAALDLLVEKLSPLMKFREKDNPFSPIQLDLKDKVKQKEFVEFGPRQEAVSITRYREMVEARILALMENNPVLMKIKNNRVVSETDIQTLAKTLTDAHPHITEDLLKKVYQHPKAGFIQFIRHILGVEPLASFPQTVANAFDQFITSHTDLNSRQLEFLRLLKEFILEREKVEKKDLIQSPFTVIHPQGIRGVFSPAVINEILALTEELAA from the coding sequence ATGAAAACAGAAAAAGACACCAGAGCGGAGCTGATTGACAATCAGCTGCAAAAAGCGGGATGGAATGTCAATGATCCAACCCAGGTGGTGCAGGAATACGATATTCTTGTCGATCTTCCAGATGGTGTTGTCGAGGCGCAGACGCCTTACCAGGGCCATCAGTTCAGCGACTATGTCCTTTTGGGGAAAAATGGCAAACCCCTGGCTGTGGTGGAGGCAAAAAAAACGAGCAGGGATGCAGCGATCGGCAGGGAGCAGGCAAAGCAGTACTGCTACCATATCCAGAAACGGACCTGCGGATTTTTGCCTTTCTGCTTTTATACCAACGGATTGGAAACCTATTTCTGGGATCTGGGAAACTATCCACCGCGCAAGGTCATTGGATTCCCCACCCTGGACGACCTGGAGCGGCTGAACTATATCCGGCAGAATCGCAAACCGCTCACCCGTGAACTGATCAACACCGAGATTGCCGGGCGCGATTACCAGATCAGGGCCATCCGTTCCGTTCTCGAAGGGATTGAGAAAAACAAACGCACTTTCCTGCTGGTCATGGCCACCGGAACCGGAAAGACCCGCACCAGCATTGCCCTGGCAGATGCCCTGATGCGGGCCGGCCATGCAGAGAGAATCCTTTTTCTGGTGGATCGCATCGCCTTGCGGGAACAGGCATTGAACGCCTTTAAAGAGCATCTGCCGGACGAACCCAGATGGCCGAATATGGGTGAAAAGCTGATGCGTATGGATCGCCGGATTTATGTTTCCACATATCCCAGCATGCTCAACATCATCCGGGATGAGAACCAGTATGTGTCCCCTTATTTTTTTGATTTTATTTTTATTGATGAAAGCCATCGCTCCATTTACAACACCTATGGCGAGATTCTGGATTATTTCAAAACCATGAATCTGGGGATGACGGCAACCCCCATGGACATGATCGATCACAATACCTTTTCCCTGTTCGATTGTGAGGATGGTCTGCCGACATTTGCCTATACCTTTGAGGAAGCCGTCACCAACACGCCGCCGTACCTGAGCAATTTCCTGGTGATGAAAATTCAGACAAGATTTCAGGCAGACGGCATCAGTAAACGGACCATCGCCCTTTCGGATCAGAAAAAACTGCTGCTGGACGGGGTGGATATCGAAGAGATCAATTTTGAAGGCACCCAGCTTGAGAAAAAAGTGATCAACCGGGGAACCAACACCCTGATTGTGAAAGAATTCATGGAGGAATGCCTTAAGGATCAGAACGGGGTGCTGCCCGGCAAGACCATTTTCTTTTGTTCTTCCAAGGCTCATGCCAGACGCGTGGAAGAGGTGTTTGATGCTCTTTTTCCGCAGTATAACGGCGAGTTGGCCAAAGTCATGGTGTCTGATGATCCCAGAGTTTATGGAAAAGGAGGGCTTTTAGACCAGTTCACCAACCAGGATATGCCCCGGGTTGCCATCAGTGTGGATATGCTGGATACCGGCATCGATATCCGGGAAATCGTCAATCTTTGTTTTGCCAAACCTGTGTATTCCTACACCAAGTTCTGGCAGATGATCGGCCGGGGCACGCGCCTTCTGGAACCAGCCAAACCCAAACCCTGGTGTCTTGAAAAACAGGCCTTTTTGATCATGGACTGCTGGGATAATTTTGAATACTTCAAGCTGATACCGGAAGGGAAAAAACTGGATCCAGGCCTGCCACTCCCGGTAAGGCTGTTCGGTATCAGACTGGATAAAATTGAAACCGCCCTGCATCTTGCCAAAGAAGACATTACCCAAAAAGAAATTGAAAACCTTCGTCGGCAAATTGATCAGCTGCCTAAATCGTCGGTGGTCATCAAAGAGGCGGCGGTCCTGTTGAATCGTCTGGCAGAGGAAAATTTCTGGACTCACCTGGACCGGGACAAGCGTGAATTTTTGCGCACTCAGATCAAACCGTTGTTTAGAACCCTTTCAGATACAGATTTCAAGGCCATGCGGTTCGAAAAAGATGTGCTGGAGGTCTCCATTGCACGGCTTTTAAAAGACAAAAGGCGCTTTGATGCCTTAAGATCCAGTGTCATTACCCAGATCGGTGAACTGCCTTTGTCCGTCCATATTGTAAAACGGGAACAGGACCTGATCGAAAAATCCCAGAAAGAACATTTCTGGACAGATCTGTCTGATGCCGCGTTGGATCTCCTTGTGGAAAAGCTCAGCCCTTTAATGAAATTCAGGGAAAAAGACAATCCGTTTTCACCCATTCAACTGGACCTCAAGGACAAGGTAAAGCAAAAAGAGTTTGTTGAATTCGGTCCCCGGCAGGAAGCTGTCAGCATTACCCGGTACAGGGAGATGGTGGAGGCCAGAATCCTGGCGCTCATGGAAAACAACCCGGTCCTGATGAAAATCAAGAACAACCGGGTGGTGTCAGAAACCGATATCCAGACCCTGGCCAAAACCTTGACGGATGCCCATCCTCACATCACCGAAGATCTGCTGAAAAAAGTGTATCAGCATCCAAAAGCCGGATTTATCCAGTTCATCCGCCATATTCTGGGAGTTGAGCCCCTGGCATCTTTTCCCCAAACCGTTGCAAACGCCTTTGATCAGTTCATCACCTCGCACACAGACCTGAACTCCAGGCAGCTGGAGTTTTTGCGGCTGCTCAAAGAATTTATCCTTGAACGGGAAAAAGTGGAGAAAAAAGACCTGATCCAGTCTCCATTCACCGTGATTCATCCCCAGGGCATCCGGGGGGTCTTCAGCCCGGCCGTTATCAATGAGATCCTGGCGCTGACCGAGGAACTGGCCGCATGA
- the nadE gene encoding NAD(+) synthase, whose amino-acid sequence MQTRKIIDHIVNWLDTYLKESGLAGFCIGVSGGIDSAVTSTLCAKTGHPVMLLNMPIHQDPGQLSRAAVHSAWLKKNYPSVTPKDLDLTPVFAGIQTHFPPDIQDGLTMANTRSRLRMLTLYAFAGHHRLLVAGTGNKVEDFGVGFYTKYGDGGVDISPIADLMKSEVYALGRDLGISDEILTSPPTDGLWEDNRTDESQIGAGYDELEWAMTYTAMTEEEKKDRPLNDRQQQVLALFEKLHAANRHKMVPIPICEIPDHLKN is encoded by the coding sequence ATGCAGACCCGAAAAATAATCGATCACATTGTGAACTGGCTGGACACCTATCTGAAAGAATCAGGCCTTGCCGGATTCTGCATCGGCGTGTCCGGCGGCATTGATTCGGCCGTCACCTCCACCTTGTGCGCCAAAACCGGGCATCCGGTCATGCTCCTGAACATGCCCATCCACCAGGATCCGGGCCAGTTGTCCCGGGCAGCGGTCCACAGCGCCTGGCTGAAAAAAAACTATCCCAGCGTCACTCCGAAAGACCTGGACCTGACTCCGGTGTTTGCCGGCATCCAGACCCATTTTCCACCAGATATCCAGGACGGGTTGACCATGGCCAATACCCGGTCCCGGCTTCGCATGCTGACCCTGTACGCATTTGCCGGGCATCACCGGCTCCTGGTGGCCGGCACGGGCAACAAGGTGGAAGATTTCGGGGTGGGGTTCTACACCAAATACGGGGACGGCGGCGTGGACATCTCGCCCATCGCGGATCTGATGAAATCAGAAGTCTATGCCCTGGGCCGGGACTTAGGGATTTCGGATGAGATATTGACGTCACCGCCCACGGACGGCCTGTGGGAGGACAACCGCACCGACGAAAGCCAGATCGGGGCCGGGTATGATGAGCTGGAATGGGCCATGACCTATACCGCCATGACAGAAGAAGAAAAAAAAGATCGGCCTCTTAATGACCGCCAGCAACAGGTACTGGCCCTTTTTGAAAAACTGCATGCAGCCAACCGCCACAAGATGGTCCCCATTCCCATATGTGAGATTCCAGACCATCTGAAAAATTAA
- a CDS encoding sigma-54 interaction domain-containing protein gives MNRFTHQNARQFLFGLDNANFLSVFDEYCDGVLITNADGIIVYYNKAMSRIDELEPEDVILNQVTDVYDLDDETSLIMQCLITRRPIIDKSNYYRTRMGKFANTIHNVHPIFNQNQLVGCICFVRDFHVLTETLSIMRLPETQHRMHPYEITFDSIIGQDPAFKDALNAARMAANTPSPVMLYGETGTGKELFARAIHNHSPRHEKKYTPVNCAAIPENLLEGILFGTSKGAFTGAINKAGLFERTSQGTIFLDEINSMPVGLQSKILRIVQDGKVRRVGALKEIKFDLKIISSVNQDPHTSIAAGSLRSDLFYRLGVVFIHIVPLRDRMSDLPLLVDHFIDKHNKALGRQVRGAEDAVMEMFYQYHWPGNVRELEHVIEGAMNIMGPDNRIRIKYLQPHFAQGHSNYRTAGHRASRWMAHSSKSGDTGETGPSDLLLNKNEHEKKLVWQALMQFRGNVTRSAKKLGISRQLLYYKMKKYHLSRDQFR, from the coding sequence ATGAACCGATTCACCCATCAAAATGCCCGTCAGTTTTTATTCGGCCTGGATAACGCCAATTTTTTAAGTGTATTTGATGAATATTGCGACGGGGTGCTCATTACCAATGCGGACGGGATTATTGTTTATTACAACAAAGCCATGTCCCGCATCGATGAACTGGAACCCGAAGATGTGATTTTGAATCAGGTCACGGATGTCTATGATCTGGATGATGAGACCAGTCTGATCATGCAGTGCCTCATCACCCGGCGGCCCATCATTGATAAGTCCAATTATTACCGGACCCGCATGGGCAAGTTCGCCAACACCATCCACAATGTGCACCCCATATTCAACCAAAACCAGCTGGTGGGGTGCATCTGTTTTGTCAGAGACTTTCATGTGCTCACCGAAACCCTGTCCATCATGCGCCTGCCGGAAACCCAGCACCGGATGCACCCGTATGAAATTACGTTTGATTCCATCATCGGCCAGGACCCGGCGTTCAAGGATGCCCTGAATGCGGCCCGCATGGCGGCCAACACCCCGTCACCGGTCATGCTCTACGGTGAGACGGGCACAGGCAAGGAGCTGTTTGCCCGGGCCATTCATAACCACAGTCCCCGGCATGAAAAAAAATATACCCCGGTCAACTGCGCCGCCATTCCTGAAAACCTGCTGGAAGGCATTTTGTTCGGTACTTCCAAAGGGGCATTTACCGGGGCGATTAACAAAGCCGGATTGTTCGAGCGGACCAGTCAGGGGACGATCTTCCTGGATGAAATCAACTCCATGCCCGTGGGGCTTCAGAGCAAAATTCTTCGGATCGTACAGGATGGAAAGGTTCGACGGGTGGGGGCTCTCAAGGAGATCAAATTTGATCTGAAAATCATCTCTTCCGTGAACCAGGATCCCCATACCTCCATTGCGGCTGGCAGCCTCCGGTCGGATCTGTTCTACCGGCTGGGGGTGGTGTTCATCCATATTGTGCCCCTGCGGGACCGGATGTCTGATCTGCCGCTGCTGGTGGATCATTTCATCGACAAACACAACAAAGCTTTGGGCCGTCAGGTGCGGGGCGCGGAAGATGCGGTCATGGAGATGTTCTACCAGTACCACTGGCCCGGCAATGTCCGGGAACTGGAACATGTCATTGAAGGGGCCATGAACATCATGGGACCGGACAACCGGATCCGGATCAAATATCTTCAGCCTCATTTTGCCCAGGGTCACAGCAATTATCGAACTGCCGGGCACCGGGCATCCCGTTGGATGGCGCATTCATCCAAAAGCGGTGACACCGGCGAAACAGGGCCGTCCGATCTGCTGTTAAACAAAAATGAGCACGAGAAAAAACTGGTGTGGCAGGCCTTGATGCAGTTTCGGGGCAATGTGACCCGGTCTGCAAAGAAACTGGGGATTTCCCGGCAGCTGCTGTACTATAAAATGAAAAAATACCACCTGTCCCGGGACCAGTTCAGATAA
- a CDS encoding electron transfer flavoprotein subunit alpha/FixB family protein: MKQAGIIIEAEHGQVKETSLGVITLAAKTADFLTALVMDGITHEITEQLAEYGIHTIVDLSLPEAPAIRLNPAVRATAVVQAARELNLDRVLGLSSPEGKDLLPRVAALLDAPLVMDCVDVDLNTGLAKTSQYSGKVMAQIQLTGETLVFGVRPNAVPPEPRPVPAKTVVMTENKAVPENITLLSWDNGDSEGRPSLVEADIIIAGGRGLKNKDNFSLIIDCAEKLNAAPGASRVAVDEGWVPYALQVGQTGEKVSPQVYIACGISGSIQHFAGMKTAKMIIAVNKDENAAIMANCDYQVSGDLFDILPEIMKQL; encoded by the coding sequence ATGAAACAGGCAGGTATTATCATTGAAGCGGAACACGGTCAGGTCAAGGAAACCAGTCTCGGTGTGATCACACTGGCGGCAAAAACCGCAGATTTTTTGACGGCACTGGTGATGGACGGCATCACCCATGAGATCACGGAACAGCTGGCTGAATACGGCATCCACACCATCGTGGACTTAAGCCTGCCTGAAGCACCGGCAATCCGGCTGAATCCCGCGGTCCGGGCAACAGCCGTGGTCCAGGCGGCCCGGGAACTGAACCTGGACCGGGTCCTGGGATTGTCATCACCGGAAGGAAAAGATCTGCTGCCCCGGGTGGCGGCTTTGCTGGATGCCCCCCTGGTGATGGACTGTGTGGATGTGGATCTGAATACTGGCCTGGCAAAGACCTCCCAGTATTCCGGCAAGGTGATGGCCCAGATTCAGCTGACCGGAGAGACCCTGGTTTTCGGGGTCCGGCCCAATGCGGTGCCCCCCGAACCCCGACCGGTACCGGCCAAAACAGTTGTTATGACCGAAAATAAGGCCGTGCCTGAAAACATCACCCTGCTTTCCTGGGATAACGGTGATTCAGAGGGCCGGCCAAGCCTGGTCGAGGCGGATATCATCATTGCCGGGGGCCGGGGATTGAAAAACAAGGACAATTTTTCATTAATCATTGATTGTGCCGAAAAGTTGAATGCCGCACCCGGGGCCTCCCGGGTGGCCGTGGATGAAGGCTGGGTGCCTTACGCCCTCCAGGTGGGGCAGACCGGTGAAAAAGTCAGCCCCCAGGTGTACATTGCCTGCGGAATTTCCGGATCCATCCAGCATTTTGCCGGCATGAAAACCGCGAAAATGATCATTGCCGTGAACAAGGATGAAAATGCCGCGATCATGGCCAATTGCGATTATCAGGTCTCAGGCGATCTGTTTGACATTCTGCCGGAAATCATGAAACAATTATAA
- a CDS encoding electron transfer flavoprotein subunit beta/FixA family protein gives MQIYVCVKHVPDSAANIHIVDNLKIDESVPFLLNPYDEHAVTEAAALKNQVPGSEIIAVCLGKKDAESTVRSALAMGADRGVLVETEKTCDSMATARALHAAIVRDGPADLILTGKESIDNEGMQTQFRIGALFDFPVVTNAVSLAIKNGKATVTCELAGGRTRTFDLTLPCVIGAGRGLNTPIYPTFPDVVKSRKKPIETITLSELNVPAAPGSTKIVAMTPLVQKRHPQKITGSPLAQAAEIIRILRQEAKVLS, from the coding sequence ATGCAAATTTATGTATGCGTGAAACATGTACCGGATTCCGCAGCCAACATTCACATTGTGGATAACCTGAAAATTGACGAATCCGTGCCGTTTCTGCTCAACCCGTATGATGAACATGCCGTGACCGAAGCAGCGGCATTGAAAAATCAGGTGCCGGGCAGTGAGATCATTGCCGTGTGCTTAGGCAAAAAAGATGCGGAGAGTACCGTGCGGTCCGCCCTGGCCATGGGCGCGGACAGAGGCGTGCTGGTGGAAACCGAAAAGACGTGTGACAGTATGGCAACAGCCCGGGCTCTGCACGCCGCCATTGTCAGGGACGGGCCGGCGGACCTGATTCTTACGGGCAAGGAATCCATTGACAATGAAGGCATGCAGACCCAGTTCCGCATCGGGGCGTTGTTCGATTTTCCCGTGGTCACCAATGCGGTTTCCCTGGCCATCAAAAATGGTAAAGCCACCGTGACCTGTGAGCTGGCCGGGGGACGCACCCGGACATTTGATCTGACCCTGCCCTGTGTGATCGGGGCGGGTCGGGGGTTGAACACGCCCATCTATCCGACCTTTCCGGATGTGGTTAAATCCCGGAAAAAACCGATTGAAACCATCACGCTGTCGGAATTGAATGTGCCTGCCGCACCGGGGTCTACGAAAATCGTTGCCATGACCCCGCTGGTACAGAAACGGCACCCGCAGAAAATCACCGGATCTCCTTTGGCACAGGCCGCTGAAATCATCCGGATTTTAAGACAGGAAGCAAAGGTGTTGTCATGA